A section of the Nitrospirota bacterium genome encodes:
- a CDS encoding response regulator — MSSTIFIIDSSPAVRRMVEQLSTSEGCEILGFQDGPTALEAARTMSPHLIIADYHLDQMTFTGFCKEVYKLDHLAETDIVSLISPSDHVDEVHLRSLGVKASLTKPFQPEHLIAVIKDLKEQQTAKTNGAKKKPRSWPPVSQATDSEADADHDDRPTGEKEDQALAPHPQPKDTPVTMTSASAAIEPEDMMKGLFSQLLQSMSERTEKKITELLPQMVGKDLAALVAKAVEAEVRTQTGASLSEERLTLALEPLLLQALPKALEQKMALLDPIIQRSLADIAGPLIQARLEQFVAEQTAALRATLPDMVREQLGSIEELVKEEIQRTAAKQTTGMVEELVRAAAREQIEEAVQRLVPGLAEAQIKAELTRLTAAA; from the coding sequence GTGTCTTCCACCATCTTTATTATCGACAGCAGCCCCGCCGTCCGCCGCATGGTCGAACAGCTCTCGACCTCGGAAGGGTGCGAGATCTTGGGGTTTCAGGATGGCCCGACCGCCCTGGAGGCGGCACGCACGATGAGTCCCCATCTCATCATCGCAGACTATCATTTGGACCAGATGACCTTCACGGGGTTCTGCAAAGAAGTCTACAAACTCGACCACCTGGCGGAAACCGACATCGTCTCTCTGATCAGCCCCTCGGACCATGTGGATGAAGTTCACTTACGTTCGCTGGGGGTCAAGGCATCGCTCACAAAGCCCTTTCAGCCCGAACACCTCATCGCCGTCATCAAGGATTTGAAAGAGCAGCAGACCGCCAAAACGAACGGAGCGAAAAAGAAACCCCGCTCCTGGCCGCCGGTCTCACAGGCGACGGACTCAGAGGCTGACGCAGATCACGATGACCGCCCAACCGGGGAAAAAGAGGACCAGGCGCTCGCACCCCACCCTCAACCGAAAGACACCCCTGTGACCATGACTTCAGCCTCCGCCGCAATCGAACCGGAAGACATGATGAAAGGCCTCTTCAGCCAGCTTCTCCAGTCCATGTCAGAGCGAACGGAAAAAAAGATTACCGAACTGCTCCCGCAGATGGTGGGCAAAGACCTGGCAGCCCTCGTGGCCAAAGCCGTGGAAGCAGAAGTCCGCACACAAACCGGCGCCTCCCTCTCGGAAGAACGGCTGACATTGGCGCTTGAACCGTTGCTCCTCCAGGCGTTGCCGAAAGCGCTTGAACAGAAAATGGCCCTTCTCGACCCCATCATCCAGCGCAGCCTGGCCGACATCGCCGGTCCCCTGATCCAGGCGCGCCTCGAGCAATTCGTCGCTGAACAGACCGCCGCCCTTCGCGCCACGCTGCCCGATATGGTTCGAGAACAACTCGGATCGATCGAGGAACTCGTCAAGGAAGAGATCCAGCGAACTGCCGCCAAACAGACAACGGGGATGGTCGAAGAGCTCGTTCGCGCGGCAGCCCGCGAGCAGATCGAAGAGGCTGTTCAGCGGCTGGTGCCTGGCTTGGCTGAAGCACAGATCAAAGCAGAGCTCACGCGCCTCACCGCTGCCGCGTAA
- a CDS encoding NAD-dependent deacylase, translating into MSLLEARSHIAAARAITILTGAGISADSGVPTFRGTEGLWRNYRAEDLATPEAFARDPRLVWEWYNWRRELIATKQPNPAHLALAELERRRPETFWLITQNVDGLHPAAGSQHLSEIHGNIWKVRCTGCGMVSDNREVPLSILPTCLQCGELLRPHIVWFGESLLEEDLRRCDEALRSCDLLLMIGTSGVVYPAAGFASVAKEGGALVIEINLESTQQSNLVDLSLQGRAKDLVPLLF; encoded by the coding sequence ATGAGCCTTCTCGAAGCACGTTCGCACATTGCCGCCGCACGAGCCATCACGATCCTGACCGGTGCGGGGATCTCAGCCGACAGCGGCGTACCGACCTTTCGCGGGACAGAGGGCTTATGGCGCAACTACCGAGCAGAAGATCTCGCAACCCCGGAGGCCTTTGCACGGGACCCGCGATTAGTCTGGGAATGGTACAACTGGCGGCGGGAATTGATTGCCACGAAACAGCCGAACCCTGCCCACCTCGCGCTGGCAGAACTTGAACGTCGCAGGCCAGAGACATTCTGGCTCATTACACAAAATGTGGATGGGCTCCACCCTGCCGCAGGATCGCAGCACCTCTCGGAAATTCATGGCAACATCTGGAAGGTGCGCTGTACCGGCTGTGGCATGGTCTCGGACAACCGCGAGGTCCCTCTCTCCATCCTGCCGACTTGCCTTCAATGCGGTGAGCTGCTTCGGCCTCATATCGTCTGGTTCGGGGAGTCACTCCTGGAGGAAGATCTGCGGCGCTGCGATGAGGCGTTGCGATCCTGCGATCTCTTACTGATGATCGGCACGTCTGGAGTGGTCTATCCGGCAGCAGGATTCGCGTCTGTCGCGAAGGAGGGAGGCGCACTAGTTATCGAGATCAATCTTGAGAGCACTCAACAGTCGAACCTGGTTGACCTCTCGTTGCAGGGCCGCGCGAAGGATCTGGTTCCGTTACTGTTTTGA
- a CDS encoding HAD-IA family hydrolase: MTTPIQVIFFDAAETLFHVNGSVADIYLQHAIQHGFKQTPDSQALIAQAFQRAFRDASPPIFAVTDPLKLKQCERLWWFDIVHNVFYRVGMFARFDEFFEQVFQVFEDPRSWTLFPETHAVLTRLREEGFELGIVSNFDTRLFSVIRGLGIDRLFDTVTIASLSMCAKPASKIFEMALEKHAIDPCEAMHVGDSLRDDVEGATKAGLTGVLLDRTGRAPATGGHVIRTLDELLPLVMASKQ; the protein is encoded by the coding sequence ATGACAACGCCAATCCAGGTCATATTTTTCGACGCGGCTGAAACCCTGTTTCACGTGAACGGTTCGGTGGCGGATATTTACCTTCAGCATGCGATTCAGCATGGGTTCAAGCAGACTCCCGATTCGCAGGCATTGATTGCCCAAGCCTTTCAGCGCGCCTTTCGCGACGCGTCTCCGCCGATTTTTGCCGTCACAGACCCGCTTAAGTTGAAGCAATGCGAGCGGCTCTGGTGGTTCGACATCGTCCATAACGTATTTTACCGCGTCGGGATGTTCGCGCGGTTCGATGAATTCTTCGAGCAGGTCTTTCAGGTGTTTGAAGATCCCCGCTCCTGGACCCTGTTTCCTGAAACCCATGCCGTGCTGACCAGGCTGCGTGAAGAGGGCTTTGAATTGGGGATCGTTTCCAACTTCGACACCAGACTCTTTTCGGTGATCCGGGGCCTCGGCATCGACCGGCTCTTCGATACGGTGACGATTGCCAGCCTTTCCATGTGTGCCAAGCCAGCCTCAAAGATTTTCGAAATGGCCCTGGAAAAACATGCGATCGATCCCTGCGAAGCGATGCATGTCGGAGACAGTCTCAGAGACGATGTGGAGGGGGCGACGAAGGCGGGTTTGACTGGTGTGTTGCTGGATCGAACAGGGCGCGCTCCGGCGACGGGCGGCCATGTGATTAGGACGTTAGACGAACTCCTGCCCCTGGTCATGGCCTCAAAACAGTAA